The Thioalkalivibrio thiocyanodenitrificans ARhD 1 genome window below encodes:
- a CDS encoding integration host factor subunit beta, with protein MTKSELIDVLARKQSHLAYKDVELSVKTMLEHMSQALATGDRIEIRGFGSFSLHFRPPRVGRNPKTGETVSLPGKYVPHFKPGKELRERVNTREPAAQA; from the coding sequence ATGACCAAGTCGGAACTGATCGATGTACTTGCCAGAAAGCAGAGCCATCTGGCCTACAAGGATGTGGAGCTTTCCGTCAAGACCATGCTTGAGCATATGAGCCAGGCGCTGGCCACCGGGGATCGTATCGAGATACGGGGCTTCGGCAGTTTTTCCCTCCATTTCCGGCCGCCTCGGGTGGGGCGCAATCCCAAGACCGGCGAGACCGTTTCCCTGCCGGGCAAGTACGTGCCTCACTTCAAGCCCGGCAAGGAGCTCCGCGAGCGGGTCAACACCCGTGAACCGGCCGCTCAGGCCTGA
- a CDS encoding LapA family protein, which yields MRKLIMLIVVILAVLTGASFTLLNSGSVSLNLYAVHLDIPLSVVIFSSLLIGAIMGAFACVGLMLRHIRDNRQLHKRVRLAEDELSKLRRIPIKDHY from the coding sequence TTGCGTAAGCTGATCATGTTGATCGTTGTGATTCTGGCAGTCCTGACCGGGGCCAGTTTCACGTTGCTAAATTCGGGCTCCGTATCCCTCAATCTGTATGCGGTACACCTGGACATACCGCTGTCCGTGGTGATCTTCTCCAGTCTTCTGATCGGCGCGATCATGGGGGCGTTCGCCTGTGTGGGGTTGATGCTGCGCCACATACGCGACAACCGGCAGCTCCACAAGCGCGTTCGACTCGCTGAAGACGAGCTTTCCAAACTCCGCAGAATTCCCATCAAGGATCATTATTGA
- the lapB gene encoding lipopolysaccharide assembly protein LapB: MTELLWLLLPIAAASGWIAARRSGRKPRRTSRGTLSEDYIKGLNFLLNEQSDRALEVFIEMVDVDADTVETHLILGSLFRRRGEVDRAIRIHQNLIARPNLEPRQRANALMELGRDYMRAGVLDRAEGLFRELINTGFQSAEGYARLRDLYEQEKEWERAIWAAERLRGHTREPQSTRIAHYYCELGEQAARSGDPVKAAQNARRALANERDSVRASILLGDLAVKEGDDKGALKHYGHVANQHPDFASLVLDRVRGVYMRLNDVPGYERFLAQLREQDGSLATLLARLDTLRDQGRQAEMDDLLNQALTRDNVALPVLEVFLRSWSGRVTDAQAAEVLNRASQVIDNHLQQRPIHQCVNCGFSLRAHLWHCPGCHQWSTIKPRELHTERPQTTLSR; encoded by the coding sequence ATGACCGAGTTGCTCTGGCTGCTTCTTCCCATAGCAGCCGCCTCGGGCTGGATCGCCGCCCGCCGAAGCGGCAGGAAGCCTCGGCGCACATCCCGTGGCACGCTGTCGGAAGACTACATCAAGGGTCTGAACTTTCTGCTCAACGAGCAGTCGGACCGTGCCCTGGAAGTGTTCATCGAGATGGTGGACGTGGATGCGGACACGGTGGAGACCCATCTCATCCTGGGCAGCCTGTTCCGCCGGCGCGGAGAAGTGGATCGCGCCATTCGTATTCATCAGAATCTCATCGCACGACCTAATCTGGAACCCCGTCAACGTGCCAATGCGCTCATGGAACTGGGCCGCGACTACATGCGGGCGGGCGTGCTCGACCGGGCGGAGGGTCTGTTCCGGGAGCTCATCAATACCGGTTTTCAGAGTGCCGAGGGTTATGCGCGCCTGCGGGATCTCTACGAGCAGGAGAAGGAATGGGAGCGGGCCATCTGGGCCGCTGAACGCCTGAGAGGCCACACCCGTGAACCTCAAAGCACCCGAATCGCCCATTACTACTGTGAGCTTGGCGAGCAGGCGGCTCGTTCCGGGGATCCCGTGAAAGCTGCCCAGAACGCACGCCGCGCGCTGGCCAACGAAAGGGATTCCGTGCGGGCCAGTATCCTTCTGGGTGATCTCGCGGTGAAGGAAGGCGACGATAAGGGCGCCCTCAAGCATTACGGCCACGTGGCGAACCAGCATCCGGACTTTGCTTCCCTGGTTCTGGATCGTGTACGGGGCGTGTACATGCGCCTCAACGATGTGCCCGGGTACGAACGCTTCCTGGCGCAGCTCCGTGAGCAGGACGGTTCGCTGGCTACCCTGCTGGCCCGGCTGGATACCCTTCGCGACCAGGGCCGGCAGGCGGAAATGGATGACCTGCTGAATCAGGCGCTGACACGCGACAATGTCGCGTTGCCGGTCCTGGAGGTTTTTCTGCGGTCATGGTCCGGTCGGGTGACGGATGCGCAAGCGGCGGAGGTTCTCAATCGCGCGTCCCAGGTAATCGACAATCACCTGCAGCAACGGCCCATCCATCAGTGCGTGAATTGCGGGTTCAGCCTGCGCGCACACCTTTGGCATTGCCCGGGGTGCCACCAATGGAGCACCATCAAGCCCCGTGAACTGCATACGGAACGACCGCAGACCACCTTGAGCCGCTGA